One stretch of Streptomyces sp. A2-16 DNA includes these proteins:
- a CDS encoding DUF475 domain-containing protein, with protein sequence MVLKTFGWSFAVTALGLVAAVFYGGWEGFGVVAILSVLEISLSFDNAVVNAGILKKMNAFWQKIFLTIGVLIAVFGMRLVFPVVIVAISAKMGPIEAVDLALNNKDHYQELVTDAHPAIAAFGGMFLLMIFLDFIFEDRDIKWLAWLERPLAKLGKVDMLSVCIALIVLMVTAFTFATHAHQHGGAHVDKAQTVLISGIAGLITYMIVGGLSGYFEDKLEEEEEREHEEEERAEREGKPKSAIKLAGQAAFFMFLYLEVLDASFSFDGVIGAFAITNDIVLMALGLGIGAMYVRSLTVYLVRQGTLDDYVYLEHGAHYAIGALAVILMVTIQYEIHELITGMVGVILIGWSFWSSVRRNKALAAAEGKAQGSDDKTEVSSGV encoded by the coding sequence GTGGTTCTCAAAACCTTCGGCTGGTCGTTCGCGGTCACCGCGCTCGGCCTGGTCGCTGCGGTCTTCTACGGGGGGTGGGAAGGCTTCGGTGTCGTGGCGATCCTCTCCGTCCTCGAGATCTCCCTGTCGTTCGACAACGCGGTGGTCAACGCCGGAATCCTGAAGAAGATGAATGCCTTCTGGCAGAAGATCTTCCTCACGATCGGCGTCCTGATCGCCGTGTTCGGCATGCGGCTGGTCTTCCCCGTCGTCATCGTCGCGATCAGCGCCAAGATGGGGCCCATCGAGGCCGTCGACCTCGCGCTCAACAACAAGGACCACTACCAGGAGCTGGTGACCGACGCGCACCCGGCGATCGCCGCGTTCGGTGGCATGTTCCTGCTGATGATCTTCCTGGACTTCATCTTCGAGGACCGGGACATCAAGTGGCTGGCCTGGCTGGAGCGGCCGCTGGCCAAGCTCGGCAAGGTCGACATGCTGTCGGTCTGCATCGCGCTGATCGTCCTGATGGTCACCGCCTTCACCTTCGCCACCCACGCCCACCAGCACGGCGGCGCGCATGTCGACAAGGCGCAGACCGTTCTGATCTCCGGTATCGCGGGCCTGATCACCTACATGATCGTCGGCGGTCTCTCCGGCTACTTCGAGGACAAACTCGAAGAGGAGGAGGAACGCGAGCACGAGGAGGAGGAACGGGCCGAGCGCGAGGGCAAGCCCAAGTCGGCGATCAAGCTGGCGGGCCAGGCCGCGTTCTTCATGTTCCTCTACCTGGAGGTCCTCGACGCCTCCTTCTCCTTCGACGGTGTGATCGGCGCGTTCGCCATCACCAACGACATCGTCCTGATGGCGCTGGGCCTCGGCATCGGCGCGATGTACGTCCGTTCGCTGACCGTGTACCTGGTCCGCCAGGGCACCCTCGACGACTACGTCTACCTGGAGCACGGCGCCCACTACGCGATCGGCGCCCTCGCCGTGATCCTGATGGTCACCATCCAGTACGAGATCCACGAGCTCATCACGGGCATGGTCGGGGTGATCCTGATCGGCTGGTCCTTCTGGTCCTCGGTCCGCCGCAACAAGGCGCTCGCGGCCGCCGAGGGAAAAGCCCAGGGCTCGGACGACAAGACTGAGGTCTCGTCCGGGGTGTGA
- a CDS encoding TerD family protein, with the protein MGVTLAKGGNVSLSKAAPNLTQVMVGLGWDARSTTGADFDLDASALMCSSGRVLGDEYFVFYNQLKSPDGSVEHTGDNLTGEGEGDDESILVDLSKVPAACDKIVFPVSIHDADNRGQTFGQVSNAFIRVVNQADGQELARYDLSEDASTETAMIFGELYRYQGEWKFRAVGQGYASGLRGIALDFGVNVS; encoded by the coding sequence ATGGGCGTCACGCTCGCCAAGGGGGGAAACGTCTCCCTGTCCAAGGCCGCACCCAACCTCACCCAGGTGATGGTCGGACTCGGCTGGGACGCGCGCTCCACCACCGGAGCCGACTTCGACCTCGACGCCAGCGCCCTGATGTGCAGCAGCGGTCGGGTCCTGGGTGACGAATACTTCGTCTTCTACAACCAGCTCAAGAGCCCGGACGGCTCGGTCGAGCACACCGGTGACAACCTCACCGGTGAGGGCGAGGGCGACGACGAGTCGATCCTCGTCGACCTCTCCAAGGTGCCGGCCGCCTGCGACAAGATCGTCTTCCCGGTCTCCATCCATGACGCCGACAACCGCGGCCAGACCTTCGGTCAGGTCAGCAACGCCTTCATCCGTGTGGTCAACCAGGCCGACGGCCAGGAACTGGCCCGCTACGACCTCTCCGAGGACGCCTCCACCGAGACCGCGATGATCTTCGGCGAGCTCTACCGCTACCAGGGCGAGTGGAAGTTCAGGGCGGTCGGACAGGGGTACGCGTCCGGCCTCAGGGGCATCGCCCTCGACTTCGGGGTCAACGTCTCGTAA
- a CDS encoding TerD family protein, translating to MGVSLSKGGNVSLTKEAPGLTAVIVGLGWDVRTTTGTDFDLDASALLLNPAGKVASDANFVFFNNLKSADGSVEHTGDNLTGEGEGDDEQIKVDLAGVPADVDKIVFPVSIYDAENRQQSFGQVRNAFIRVVNQAGGAEIARYDLSEDASTETAMVFGELYRNGAEWKFRAIGQGYASGLRGIAQDFGVNV from the coding sequence GTGGGAGTCAGCCTCAGCAAGGGCGGCAATGTATCGCTGACCAAGGAGGCCCCGGGCCTGACCGCGGTCATCGTGGGTCTGGGGTGGGACGTCCGCACCACGACCGGCACCGACTTCGACCTGGACGCCAGCGCACTGCTGCTGAACCCGGCGGGCAAGGTCGCGAGCGACGCGAACTTCGTCTTCTTCAACAACCTCAAGAGCGCGGACGGCTCGGTCGAGCACACCGGTGACAACCTCACCGGTGAGGGCGAGGGCGACGACGAGCAGATCAAGGTCGACCTGGCCGGCGTCCCGGCCGACGTCGACAAGATCGTCTTCCCGGTCTCGATCTACGACGCCGAGAACCGCCAGCAGTCCTTCGGCCAGGTGCGCAACGCGTTCATCCGCGTCGTCAACCAGGCCGGCGGCGCCGAGATCGCCCGCTACGACCTCTCCGAGGACGCGTCCACGGAAACGGCGATGGTCTTCGGCGAGCTCTACCGCAACGGCGCCGAGTGGAAGTTCCGTGCCATCGGCCAGGGCTACGCCTCGGGCCTGCGCGGCATCGCGCAGGACTTCGGCGTCAACGTCTAG
- a CDS encoding peroxiredoxin yields MAIQVGEKAPDFELKDNHGRTVRLSDFRGGKNVVLLFYPFAFTGVCTGELCELRDNLPQFADRETQLLAVSNDSIHTLRVFAEQEGLEYPLLSDFWPHGEVSRAYGVFAEDKGCAVRGTFVIDKEGVVRWTVVNALPDARDLNEYVKALDTL; encoded by the coding sequence ATGGCGATCCAGGTCGGCGAAAAGGCCCCCGACTTCGAGCTCAAGGACAACCACGGCCGAACCGTGAGGCTGTCCGACTTCCGCGGCGGCAAGAACGTCGTGCTGCTCTTCTACCCCTTCGCCTTCACCGGCGTCTGCACCGGTGAGCTGTGCGAGCTGCGTGACAACCTTCCGCAGTTCGCCGACCGCGAGACCCAGCTGCTCGCCGTCTCCAACGACTCCATCCACACCCTGCGCGTCTTCGCCGAGCAGGAGGGCCTGGAGTACCCGCTGCTGAGCGACTTCTGGCCGCACGGCGAGGTCTCGCGCGCCTACGGCGTCTTCGCCGAGGACAAGGGCTGCGCGGTCCGCGGCACCTTCGTCATCGACAAGGAGGGCGTGGTCCGCTGGACCGTCGTCAACGCCCTGCCGGACGCCCGTGACCTGAACGAGTACGTGAAGGCGCTCGACACCCTCTGA
- a CDS encoding DUF3052 domain-containing protein, producing MSATADHAETSPAVRLGFQPEQVVQEIGYDDDVDQELREAIEQVIGSDLVDEDYDDVADAVVLWFRDEDGDLTDVLVDATTYIEEGGSILLLTPKTGRDGYVEPSDISEAATTAGLSASKSVSVGKDWSGSRLVTPKAAKSKK from the coding sequence GTGAGCGCGACCGCGGACCACGCGGAAACGAGCCCTGCCGTGAGGCTGGGGTTCCAGCCCGAGCAGGTGGTCCAGGAGATCGGCTACGACGACGACGTAGACCAGGAACTCCGCGAGGCCATCGAGCAAGTCATCGGCAGCGACCTTGTGGACGAGGACTACGACGACGTCGCCGATGCCGTGGTGCTCTGGTTCCGTGACGAGGACGGCGACCTGACCGATGTACTGGTGGACGCCACCACGTACATCGAGGAGGGCGGCTCGATCCTGTTGCTGACGCCGAAGACCGGCCGGGACGGCTACGTGGAGCCGAGCGACATCTCCGAAGCCGCGACGACGGCAGGCCTGTCCGCCTCCAAGAGCGTCAGCGTGGGCAAGGACTGGAGTGGCAGCCGGCTGGTGACGCCCAAGGCGGCCAAGTCCAAGAAGTAG
- the aceE gene encoding pyruvate dehydrogenase (acetyl-transferring), homodimeric type, with product MASGSDRNPIIIGGLPSQVPDFDPEETQEWLDSLDAAVDERGRERARYLMLRLIERAREKRVAVPEMRSTDYVNTIPTRAEPFFPGNEEIERKILNATRWNAAVMVSRAQRPGIGVGGHIATFASSASLYDVGFNHFFRGKDEGDGGDQVFFQGHASPGIYARAFLLDRLSEDNLDAFRQEKSKAPHGLSSYPHPRLMPDFWEFPTVSMGLGPIGAIYQARMNRYMHARGIADTSKSHVWAFLGDGEMDEPESLGQLTIAAREGLDNLTFVVNCNLQRLDGPVRGNGKVIQELESVFRGAGWNVIKLIWDRTWDPLLAQDRDGILVNRMNTTPDGQFQTYATESGSYIREHFFGDDQRLRAMVEGMTDDQILHLGRGGHDHRKIYAAFKAAVEHTGQPTVILAKTVKGWTLGPNFEGRNATHQMKKLTVDDLKGFRDRLHLPISDKELESGAPPYYHPGRNSEEIQYMHDRRLGLGGYVPTRVVRSKPLALPDDKTYATVKKGSGHQSIATTMAFVRLLKDLMRDKELGRRFVLIAPDEYRTFGMDSFFPSAKIYNPLGQQYESVDRELLLAYKESPTGQMLHDGISEAGCTASLIAAGSAYATHGEPLIPVYVFYSMFGFQRTGDQFWQMADQLARGFVLGATAGRTTLTGEGLQHADGHSQLLASTNPGCVAYDPAFGFEIAHIVQDGLRRMYGPDSEDVFYYLTVYNEPIQHPAEPENVDAEGILKGVYRYSEGTSGSIPAQIMASGVAVPWAVEAQKILAEEWNVKADVWSATSWNELRREAVACEEYNLLHPEEEQRVPYVTRKLTGSQGPFVAVSDWMRAVPDQIARWVPGTYQSLGADGFGFADTRGAARRFFHIDAQSIVVGVLTELAREGKVDRSVLKQAIDRYQLLDVSAADPGAAGGDA from the coding sequence GTGGCTTCCGGATCCGATCGCAACCCGATCATCATTGGCGGCCTTCCGAGTCAGGTTCCTGACTTCGATCCCGAGGAAACCCAGGAGTGGCTCGACTCCCTCGACGCCGCCGTGGACGAGCGCGGCCGGGAGCGGGCCCGCTATCTGATGCTGCGGCTCATCGAGCGGGCCCGCGAGAAGCGTGTGGCCGTGCCCGAGATGCGCAGCACGGACTACGTGAACACCATCCCGACCAGGGCTGAACCGTTCTTCCCGGGCAACGAGGAGATCGAGCGGAAGATCCTGAACGCCACCCGGTGGAACGCGGCCGTGATGGTCTCGCGCGCCCAGCGTCCCGGGATCGGTGTCGGCGGCCACATCGCCACCTTCGCCTCCTCCGCGTCCCTGTACGACGTCGGCTTCAACCACTTCTTCCGCGGCAAGGACGAGGGAGACGGCGGCGACCAGGTCTTCTTCCAGGGGCACGCCTCCCCCGGCATCTACGCGCGCGCGTTCCTGCTGGACCGGCTCAGCGAGGACAACCTCGACGCGTTCCGCCAGGAGAAGTCGAAGGCGCCGCACGGGCTGTCCTCGTACCCGCACCCGCGGCTGATGCCGGACTTCTGGGAGTTCCCGACCGTGTCGATGGGCCTCGGCCCGATCGGCGCGATCTACCAGGCCCGGATGAACCGCTACATGCACGCGCGCGGGATCGCGGACACGAGCAAGTCCCATGTGTGGGCGTTCCTCGGCGACGGCGAGATGGACGAGCCCGAGTCGCTCGGTCAGCTGACCATCGCCGCCCGTGAGGGCCTGGACAACCTGACCTTCGTCGTCAACTGCAACCTCCAGCGCCTCGACGGCCCGGTGCGCGGCAACGGCAAGGTCATCCAGGAGCTGGAGTCCGTCTTCCGGGGCGCCGGCTGGAACGTCATCAAGCTGATCTGGGACCGGACCTGGGACCCGCTGCTCGCGCAGGACCGCGACGGCATCCTCGTCAACCGGATGAACACCACCCCGGACGGCCAGTTCCAGACCTACGCGACCGAGTCCGGCTCCTACATCCGCGAGCACTTCTTCGGCGACGACCAGCGGCTGCGCGCGATGGTCGAGGGCATGACCGACGACCAGATCCTGCACCTGGGCCGCGGCGGTCACGACCACAGGAAGATCTACGCGGCGTTCAAGGCGGCCGTGGAGCACACGGGCCAGCCGACGGTCATCCTCGCCAAGACCGTCAAGGGCTGGACGCTGGGCCCGAACTTCGAGGGCCGCAACGCCACGCACCAGATGAAGAAGCTGACGGTCGACGACCTCAAGGGCTTCCGCGACCGGCTGCACCTGCCGATCTCCGACAAGGAGCTGGAGTCGGGCGCGCCGCCCTACTACCACCCGGGCCGGAACTCGGAGGAGATCCAGTACATGCACGACCGCCGACTCGGTCTCGGCGGTTACGTCCCCACGCGCGTGGTGCGCTCCAAGCCGCTCGCGCTGCCGGACGACAAGACGTACGCGACCGTGAAGAAGGGTTCCGGGCACCAGTCGATCGCCACGACGATGGCGTTCGTACGACTGCTCAAGGACCTGATGCGGGACAAGGAGCTCGGGCGGCGCTTCGTGCTGATCGCGCCGGACGAGTACCGCACCTTCGGCATGGACTCGTTCTTCCCGAGTGCGAAGATCTACAACCCGCTCGGCCAGCAGTACGAGTCGGTCGACCGGGAGCTGCTGCTCGCGTACAAGGAGTCGCCGACGGGGCAGATGCTGCACGACGGCATCTCGGAGGCGGGCTGCACGGCCTCGCTGATCGCGGCGGGTTCGGCGTACGCCACGCACGGCGAGCCGCTGATCCCGGTCTATGTCTTCTACTCGATGTTCGGTTTCCAGCGCACCGGCGACCAGTTCTGGCAGATGGCGGACCAGCTGGCGCGCGGTTTCGTCCTGGGTGCGACCGCGGGCCGCACGACTCTGACCGGTGAGGGTCTCCAGCACGCGGACGGCCACTCGCAGCTGCTCGCCTCGACCAACCCGGGCTGTGTGGCGTACGACCCGGCGTTCGGGTTCGAGATCGCGCACATCGTGCAGGACGGCCTGCGCCGGATGTACGGGCCGGACAGCGAGGACGTCTTCTACTACCTCACCGTCTACAACGAGCCCATCCAGCACCCGGCCGAGCCGGAGAACGTCGACGCCGAGGGCATCCTCAAGGGCGTCTACCGCTACTCCGAGGGCACCTCGGGCTCGATTCCGGCGCAGATCATGGCGTCGGGCGTGGCCGTGCCGTGGGCGGTCGAGGCGCAGAAGATCCTCGCCGAGGAGTGGAACGTCAAGGCGGACGTCTGGTCGGCGACCTCCTGGAACGAACTGCGGCGCGAGGCGGTGGCCTGCGAGGAGTACAACCTGCTGCACCCGGAGGAGGAGCAGCGGGTGCCGTACGTGACGCGGAAGCTGACCGGTTCGCAGGGTCCGTTCGTGGCCGTGTCCGACTGGATGCGGGCGGTTCCGGACCAGATCGCGCGGTGGGTGCCGGGCACCTACCAGTCGCTGGGCGCCGACGGGTTCGGCTTCGCCGACACCCGGGGGGCCGCACGGCGGTTCTTCCACATCGACGCGCAGTCGATCGTGGTGGGCGTGCTGACGGAGCTGGCGCGGGAGGGGAAGGTGGACCGCTCGGTGCTGAAGCAGGCGATCGACCGGTACCAGTTGCTGGACGTCTCGGCTGCCGACCCTGGTGCGGCCGGGGGCGACGCGTAG
- a CDS encoding potassium channel family protein has protein sequence MEEQSAQGRWEQRTQRPLLALAVLFAIAYAVPIVDTSAGHSLTAACTVVEWVVWGVFAVDYLMRLSLSQDRRGFVRQHWLDLCAVVLPLIQPLRLLRLVSTLLLVGRRARMASQIRVTTYVGGAVVGLLMFGSLAVLSVERDSPDGNIRTLGDAVWWSFTTMTTVGYGDHAPTTGLGRMIAVGLMLSGIALLGVVTANIAAWFIERFEKDDVEERQQTEAIQALTEEVRALRAEVAALRRTSVGG, from the coding sequence ATGGAAGAACAGTCGGCGCAGGGCCGTTGGGAACAGCGCACCCAGCGGCCCCTTCTGGCGCTCGCGGTGTTGTTCGCCATCGCCTATGCCGTGCCGATCGTGGACACCTCGGCGGGGCATTCGCTGACAGCGGCGTGCACGGTGGTCGAGTGGGTGGTGTGGGGGGTCTTCGCGGTGGACTACCTCATGCGGCTGTCGCTCTCGCAGGATCGCCGTGGATTCGTACGGCAGCACTGGCTGGACCTGTGCGCCGTGGTGCTGCCCCTCATACAGCCCCTCCGTCTGCTGCGGCTGGTCTCCACGCTGCTGCTGGTGGGGCGGCGGGCGCGGATGGCCTCGCAGATCCGGGTGACGACGTATGTCGGCGGGGCGGTCGTCGGGCTGCTGATGTTCGGCTCGCTGGCCGTGCTCTCGGTGGAACGGGACTCGCCGGACGGGAACATCCGGACGCTGGGTGACGCGGTGTGGTGGTCCTTCACGACCATGACGACGGTCGGCTACGGCGACCACGCCCCGACCACCGGCCTGGGCCGCATGATCGCGGTCGGGCTGATGCTCTCCGGCATCGCCCTCCTCGGTGTCGTCACCGCGAACATCGCCGCCTGGTTCATCGAGCGCTTCGAGAAGGACGACGTCGAGGAACGCCAGCAGACGGAGGCGATCCAGGCCCTGACAGAGGAAGTCCGAGCCCTGCGAGCAGAGGTGGCGGCCCTGCGCAGGACGTCCGTCGGGGGGTAG
- a CDS encoding small hydrophobic protein yields the protein MATTGSRTGPDRATLGIIAGGLGVSPRGVGICAIAGFFVLGIILGPVAIVCGWLAMGRTWSGGGNRAWPALVAFVLGAIDTLLAIIWIAGAATPGSGLF from the coding sequence CTGGCGACGACGGGGTCACGGACCGGGCCGGACCGCGCGACGCTCGGAATCATCGCCGGGGGTCTGGGGGTGTCCCCCAGAGGGGTCGGTATCTGCGCGATCGCCGGTTTCTTCGTGCTGGGAATCATTCTGGGCCCTGTCGCGATCGTCTGCGGTTGGCTTGCCATGGGCCGTACGTGGTCGGGCGGCGGCAACCGCGCCTGGCCGGCTCTGGTCGCCTTCGTTCTGGGCGCCATCGACACGCTTCTGGCGATCATCTGGATCGCCGGGGCGGCCACCCCGGGCAGCGGTCTGTTCTGA
- a CDS encoding small hydrophobic protein, whose amino-acid sequence MMASFGQGTRKYPRSRGRTGSRTGPDRATLGIIGVICAIAGFFVLGIILGPVAIVCGWLAMGRTWSGGGNRAWPALVAFVLGAIDTLLAIIWIAGAATPGSGLF is encoded by the coding sequence ATGATGGCGAGCTTCGGACAGGGAACGCGCAAATACCCCCGATCACGTGGCCGGACGGGGTCACGGACCGGGCCGGACCGCGCGACGCTCGGAATCATCGGAGTCATCTGCGCGATCGCCGGTTTCTTCGTACTGGGCATCATCCTGGGCCCTGTCGCGATCGTCTGCGGTTGGCTTGCCATGGGCCGTACGTGGTCGGGCGGCGGCAACCGCGCCTGGCCGGCCCTGGTCGCCTTCGTCCTGGGCGCCATCGACACGCTTCTGGCGATCATCTGGATCGCCGGGGCGGCCACCCCGGGCAGCGGTCTGTTCTGA
- a CDS encoding MFS transporter produces MTSQTTLDKTGPGDGASPSPSDQAPASGLRGHPWLTLLTVAVGVMMVALDGTIVAIANPAIQADLKASFADVQWITNGYFLALAVALITAGKLGDRFGHRQTFLIGVVGFAAASGAIGLSSSIAAVVTFRVLQGLFGALLMPAALGLLRATFPAEKLNMAIGIWGMVIGASTAGGPILGGVLVEHVNWQSVFFINVPVGVLALVLGVLILLDHRAENAPRSFDILGIALLSAAMFCLVWALIKAPTWGWGDGLTWTFVLASLVGFALFAFWETKVKEPLIPLALFRSVALSAGVVLMVLMAIAFMGGLFFVTFYLQNVHGMSPIDAGLHLLPLTGMMIVGSPLAGVLITKLGPRIPLAGGMASVAIAMFGMSTLETDTGSAVMSLWFALLGLGLAPVMVGATEVIVGNAPMELSGVAGGLQQAAMQIGGSLGTAVLGAVMASKVDGDLAANWKDAGLPALTPAQLDQASEAVQVGVPPVAKGTPPEIAAKIAGVAHDTFISGMSLASLVAAGVAAFAVLVALLTKRGENAEAGAGVGHI; encoded by the coding sequence ATGACTAGTCAGACCACCCTCGACAAGACGGGGCCGGGGGACGGGGCGTCACCGTCCCCGTCGGATCAGGCACCCGCCTCCGGGCTGCGCGGCCACCCGTGGCTCACCCTCCTGACCGTGGCTGTCGGCGTCATGATGGTGGCCCTGGACGGCACCATCGTGGCCATCGCCAACCCGGCCATCCAGGCCGACCTCAAGGCGAGCTTCGCGGACGTCCAGTGGATCACCAACGGCTACTTCCTCGCGCTGGCGGTCGCCCTGATCACCGCGGGCAAGCTGGGTGACCGCTTCGGCCACCGCCAGACCTTCCTGATCGGTGTCGTCGGCTTCGCCGCCGCCTCGGGTGCGATCGGACTGTCCAGCAGCATCGCCGCGGTCGTCACCTTCCGCGTGCTGCAGGGCCTGTTCGGCGCCCTGCTGATGCCCGCCGCGCTCGGTCTGCTGCGGGCCACCTTCCCGGCCGAGAAGCTCAACATGGCCATCGGCATCTGGGGCATGGTCATCGGCGCCTCCACCGCCGGCGGCCCGATCCTCGGCGGTGTCCTCGTCGAGCACGTCAACTGGCAGTCGGTGTTCTTCATCAACGTGCCGGTGGGTGTCCTCGCCCTCGTCCTCGGTGTGCTGATCCTCCTCGACCACCGCGCCGAGAACGCCCCGCGCTCCTTCGACATCCTGGGCATAGCCCTGCTGTCCGCCGCCATGTTCTGCCTGGTGTGGGCGCTCATCAAGGCCCCGACCTGGGGCTGGGGCGACGGGCTGACGTGGACCTTCGTCCTCGCCTCCCTCGTGGGCTTCGCGCTGTTCGCCTTCTGGGAGACGAAGGTCAAGGAGCCGCTGATCCCGCTCGCGCTGTTCCGCTCGGTGGCGCTGTCGGCGGGTGTGGTCCTCATGGTCCTCATGGCGATCGCGTTCATGGGCGGTCTGTTCTTCGTGACCTTCTACCTCCAGAACGTGCACGGCATGAGCCCGATCGACGCCGGTCTCCACCTGCTCCCGCTGACCGGGATGATGATCGTCGGCTCCCCGCTCGCGGGTGTGCTGATCACCAAGCTGGGCCCGCGCATCCCGCTGGCCGGCGGCATGGCGTCCGTCGCGATCGCCATGTTCGGGATGTCGACGCTGGAGACGGACACCGGCAGTGCCGTCATGTCGCTGTGGTTCGCCCTGCTCGGCCTCGGCCTCGCACCGGTCATGGTCGGCGCCACCGAGGTCATCGTGGGCAACGCGCCCATGGAGCTCTCCGGGGTGGCCGGCGGTCTCCAGCAGGCCGCGATGCAGATCGGCGGCAGCCTCGGTACGGCCGTCCTCGGCGCCGTGATGGCCTCCAAGGTGGACGGCGACCTCGCGGCCAACTGGAAGGACGCGGGGCTGCCGGCGCTGACGCCGGCTCAGCTGGACCAGGCGTCGGAGGCGGTGCAGGTGGGCGTGCCCCCGGTCGCCAAGGGGACTCCGCCGGAGATCGCGGCGAAGATCGCCGGCGTCGCCCACGACACGTTCATCTCCGGGATGAGCCTCGCGTCCCTCGTCGCCGCGGGGGTTGCGGCGTTCGCCGTTCTCGTCGCCCTGCTCACCAAGCGCGGGGAGAACGCGGAGGCGGGCGCGGGCGTCGGCCACATCTGA
- a CDS encoding TetR family transcriptional regulator, whose protein sequence is METLRERKKHRTREALLRVAIELFTTRGYERTTVDDIADSVGVSQRTFFRYFAGKEDAALALDEMTVAHFVEGVRARPPHEVPLEALRQAVLQGWDTLHEVVESVVPVERFLAMYRVIESTPVLLAAHLRRSAEVEEVLARVLAEREGLDAATDPRPRLLVAVFSGVMRVTERQWLSEGEFSLEAMRELTASHLELLGPELTGKWPRYTKT, encoded by the coding sequence ATGGAAACTCTGCGAGAGCGCAAGAAGCACCGCACCCGTGAGGCACTGCTGCGGGTGGCGATCGAGTTGTTCACCACCCGGGGCTACGAGCGGACGACCGTCGACGACATCGCCGACTCCGTCGGGGTCTCGCAGCGCACCTTCTTCCGCTACTTCGCCGGCAAGGAGGACGCGGCGCTCGCGCTCGACGAGATGACGGTGGCGCACTTCGTCGAGGGCGTACGGGCGCGCCCGCCGCACGAGGTCCCGCTGGAGGCGCTGCGCCAGGCCGTCCTCCAGGGCTGGGACACACTGCACGAGGTCGTCGAGTCCGTGGTGCCGGTGGAGCGGTTCCTCGCGATGTACCGGGTGATCGAGTCGACCCCCGTGCTGCTCGCCGCCCACCTGCGGCGCTCCGCGGAGGTCGAGGAGGTGCTCGCGCGCGTGCTCGCCGAACGCGAGGGCCTCGACGCGGCCACCGACCCGCGCCCCAGGCTGCTGGTGGCCGTCTTCAGCGGGGTGATGCGGGTGACGGAACGCCAGTGGCTGTCCGAGGGGGAGTTCAGTCTGGAGGCGATGCGCGAGCTGACGGCCTCCCACCTCGAACTGCTGGGTCCGGAGCTCACGGGCAAGTGGCCGCGGTACACCAAAACGTGA